Proteins from one Amycolatopsis endophytica genomic window:
- a CDS encoding alpha-ketoacid dehydrogenase subunit alpha/beta: MPTRENLAAAAPWVHLATSPEDWDSADPDLLLRMLGQALWIRTFEEYVLELAGQGLVHGPAHSSVGQEGGAVGSIVALRSDDYVNGSHRGHHQFLAKAFGHVMSRKSGVLPELDDEVRTVLRRTLAEICGLAEGYCRGRGGSMHLRWREAGAMGTNAIVGGGVPQAAGFAFNQSRAGTDAVTVTYFGDGAVNIGSVLETFNLAAAWRLPVCFFIENNQYAVSTSVAEATGEARLSGRGPGFGIPSWRVDGMDPLAVHLAMTEALAHMRTGNGPTIVEADVYRYFHQNGPYPGSAFGYRDKAEEQAWRDRDPVDLLRAQVIRRELSTSEEVAAFREEATAALREIGDSLLEPVPDGKPGQRRIKASAWPDPGFVDVGVRGDLSELAGSRYEEADTFSGELGERRFIDVVSEVLASRLETDERVVVLGEDVHRLKGGTNGATRDAIEVAPGRVLGTPISENAFTGLGGGLALDGRFRPVVEYMYADFMWVAADQLFNQVAKARHMFGGESPVPFVLRTKLAAGTGYGSQHTNDPAGVLVTAPGLRVVAPSNPFDYVGLFNTAIACEDPVVVLEHVDLYTTTGTGPVSDVDYRIPVGKAALRREGGDLTVISYLSMVGHCLEALDQVPQLQADLIDLRWLDHASLDWDTIERSVRKTNRVLIVEQGARGMSYGGWLADEIQRRLFDWLDAPIERVTGGEASPSISKVLERAAIARTEEVVTALRDIAAH; encoded by the coding sequence ATGCCCACCCGTGAGAACCTGGCCGCCGCCGCCCCGTGGGTTCACCTCGCCACGTCACCCGAGGACTGGGACAGCGCGGATCCGGATCTGCTGCTGCGGATGCTGGGCCAGGCACTGTGGATCCGGACGTTCGAGGAGTACGTGCTGGAACTGGCCGGGCAGGGGCTCGTGCACGGGCCGGCGCATTCGAGCGTCGGCCAGGAGGGCGGTGCGGTCGGCTCGATCGTGGCGCTGCGCAGTGACGACTACGTCAACGGCTCGCACCGCGGACACCACCAGTTCCTCGCGAAGGCGTTCGGGCACGTGATGTCCCGCAAGTCCGGGGTGCTGCCCGAACTGGACGACGAAGTGCGCACGGTGCTGCGCCGCACGCTCGCCGAGATCTGCGGGCTGGCCGAGGGGTACTGCCGCGGCAGGGGTGGCTCGATGCACCTCCGCTGGCGGGAGGCGGGCGCGATGGGCACCAACGCGATCGTCGGCGGCGGTGTCCCGCAGGCGGCGGGCTTCGCCTTCAACCAAAGCCGCGCGGGCACCGATGCCGTCACGGTCACCTACTTCGGCGACGGGGCGGTGAACATCGGATCGGTTCTGGAAACGTTCAACCTCGCCGCGGCGTGGCGGCTGCCCGTGTGCTTCTTCATCGAGAACAACCAGTACGCCGTCTCGACCTCGGTGGCCGAGGCGACCGGGGAAGCACGGCTCTCCGGCCGTGGCCCGGGGTTCGGGATCCCGAGCTGGCGAGTGGACGGGATGGATCCACTGGCGGTGCACCTGGCGATGACCGAGGCGCTGGCGCATATGCGCACCGGGAACGGTCCGACGATCGTGGAAGCCGACGTGTACCGGTACTTCCACCAGAACGGGCCGTACCCGGGCAGCGCCTTCGGTTACCGCGACAAGGCCGAGGAGCAGGCCTGGCGCGATCGCGACCCGGTGGATCTGCTGCGGGCACAGGTTATCCGGCGCGAACTGTCCACATCGGAGGAGGTGGCGGCGTTCCGTGAGGAGGCCACCGCCGCCCTGCGCGAGATCGGGGACTCGCTGCTCGAACCCGTGCCGGACGGCAAGCCGGGGCAGCGGCGGATCAAGGCGTCCGCGTGGCCGGACCCCGGTTTTGTCGACGTCGGAGTACGTGGCGATCTCAGCGAGCTGGCGGGAAGCCGGTACGAGGAGGCCGACACGTTCTCGGGCGAGCTCGGGGAACGCCGGTTCATCGACGTGGTGAGCGAGGTGCTCGCCAGCCGGCTCGAGACCGACGAGCGGGTCGTCGTGCTGGGCGAGGACGTGCACCGGCTCAAGGGCGGAACCAACGGCGCCACCCGCGATGCCATCGAAGTCGCACCCGGCCGGGTGCTGGGCACTCCGATCAGCGAGAACGCGTTCACCGGGCTTGGCGGCGGGCTTGCCCTGGACGGGCGGTTCCGGCCGGTTGTGGAGTACATGTACGCGGACTTCATGTGGGTGGCGGCCGACCAGCTGTTCAACCAGGTCGCCAAGGCGCGCCACATGTTCGGTGGCGAAAGTCCGGTGCCGTTCGTGCTGCGGACGAAGCTCGCGGCCGGCACCGGGTACGGCTCGCAGCACACGAACGATCCCGCCGGTGTGCTCGTGACGGCTCCGGGGCTGCGTGTGGTCGCACCGTCCAACCCGTTCGACTACGTCGGCTTGTTCAACACCGCGATCGCCTGCGAGGACCCGGTCGTCGTGCTCGAGCACGTCGACCTCTACACCACGACCGGAACCGGACCGGTATCCGATGTGGACTACCGGATACCCGTCGGGAAAGCGGCGTTGCGCCGCGAGGGCGGTGACCTGACCGTGATCTCCTACTTGTCCATGGTCGGCCACTGCCTCGAAGCGCTCGACCAGGTGCCGCAGCTGCAGGCCGACCTGATCGACCTGCGCTGGCTGGACCACGCCAGCCTGGACTGGGACACGATCGAGCGCAGCGTGCGCAAGACCAACCGGGTGCTGATCGTCGAGCAGGGTGCCCGCGGCATGTCCTACGGTGGCTGGCTGGCCGACGAGATCCAGCGTCGCCTGTTCGACTGGCTCGACGCGCCGATCGAGCGCGTCACCGGCGGGGAGGCTTCGCCGAGCATCAGCAAGGTCCTCGAGCGCGCGGCGATCGCGCGCACCGAGGAAGTCGTCACCGCCTT
- a CDS encoding VOC family protein: protein MPVPGLAGVDHIGITVPDLDQAREFFVDVLGCEYLYTLGPLRDDHGNWMRDHLDVHERAVVPRLHFYRLGGRSILEVFEYHAPDQRPEPPRNSDIGGHHLAFYVDDLDAAVADLRHRGLRVLGEPTSSAGPHEGQRWVYFLSPWGLQCELVSYPHGKAFDRNPEAFA, encoded by the coding sequence GTGCCTGTCCCCGGCCTAGCGGGTGTCGATCACATCGGGATCACCGTTCCCGACCTCGACCAGGCCCGCGAGTTCTTCGTCGACGTTCTCGGGTGCGAATACCTGTACACCTTGGGCCCCCTGCGCGACGACCACGGCAACTGGATGCGGGACCATCTCGACGTGCACGAACGGGCCGTCGTGCCGCGCCTGCACTTCTACCGGCTCGGCGGGCGGTCGATCCTCGAGGTGTTCGAGTACCACGCGCCCGATCAGCGTCCGGAGCCACCGCGCAACAGCGACATCGGCGGTCATCACCTGGCGTTCTACGTGGATGACCTCGATGCGGCCGTCGCCGATCTCCGCCATCGCGGCCTGCGCGTACTGGGTGAGCCGACCTCCAGCGCCGGTCCCCACGAGGGGCAACGCTGGGTGTACTTCCTGTCGCCGTGGGGTCTGCAGTGTGAGCTAGTGTCCTACCCACACGGCAAGGCCTTCGACCGCAACCCGGAAGCCTTCGCATGA
- a CDS encoding GntR family transcriptional regulator, whose protein sequence is MTGRNGVPAAVASQRIAEEIRERILNGTLAPGARIIQDELAEELRTSRLPVREALRILQSRGLVTLRANQGAWVASMDMRECELSYKIRERVEPLLLAESAPRLSDDDIVELTRLQEQIERAHDVEEFLVLDRRLHWATYRHHRAEELASIVARLWDTTQHYRRAFTRLTGEHRRWIIGSEHHLLIEALRDRDHTSAERILELHIRRTRVELGRHPELFQVT, encoded by the coding sequence GTGACTGGTCGCAACGGCGTCCCGGCGGCCGTCGCGAGCCAGCGCATCGCCGAGGAGATCCGCGAGCGGATCCTCAACGGCACGCTCGCGCCCGGTGCCCGGATCATCCAGGACGAGCTCGCCGAGGAGCTGCGGACCAGCCGGCTGCCGGTGCGCGAGGCGCTGCGCATCCTGCAATCCCGCGGTCTGGTCACCCTGCGCGCGAACCAGGGCGCGTGGGTCGCCAGCATGGACATGCGCGAATGCGAGCTCAGCTACAAGATCCGGGAACGGGTGGAACCGCTGTTGCTCGCCGAATCGGCACCCCGGCTGTCCGACGACGACATCGTCGAACTGACCCGGCTGCAGGAGCAGATCGAGCGCGCCCACGACGTGGAGGAGTTCCTCGTCCTCGACCGGCGGTTGCACTGGGCCACCTATCGTCATCACCGTGCCGAAGAGCTGGCTTCGATCGTGGCGCGCCTGTGGGACACCACCCAGCACTACCGGCGCGCGTTCACGAGGCTCACCGGCGAGCACCGACGCTGGATCATCGGTTCCGAGCACCACCTGCTCATCGAGGCCCTGCGCGACCGCGACCACACCTCCGCCGAGCGCATCCTCGAACTCCACATCCGCCGCACGCGCGTCGAACTGGGGCGGCACCCGGAGCTCTTCCAGGTCACGTGA
- a CDS encoding LacI family DNA-binding transcriptional regulator, with translation MATLKDVAEYTGLGLGTVSRALSGHPNVRPETRRKVEAAARELGYSSNVLARALRRNRSYSAGLILPDLENEFYTTAASVVQRVLRTEGYRLLVSCNNNSADVDQELLRSLMESRVDGIVHVPCTSEGADAVRALDPRIPVVEYARRSSARGVDSVIGDDERGAAEVVRHLVDLGHRSIAMITGPADLSTTVDRVRGFHDACARSGLPKRGCPILHGPSYDVEWGEAATDRVLERHPAVTAIFVAGARGALGALKALRNRNLSVPSDLSLVGFLGSGWLDVTDPPLTRYVLPLEDMSAMTARLLLDRIQHPRDGRRTEPNVMRFEGRLMVRESTAPPRTHELT, from the coding sequence ATGGCTACCTTGAAGGACGTGGCGGAGTACACCGGCCTGGGTCTGGGCACGGTGTCCCGTGCGCTGAGCGGGCACCCGAACGTGCGACCGGAAACCAGGCGGAAGGTGGAGGCGGCCGCTCGAGAGCTCGGTTACTCGTCGAACGTGCTGGCGAGGGCGTTGCGTCGCAACCGGAGTTATTCGGCAGGCCTGATCCTCCCCGATCTGGAGAACGAGTTCTACACGACGGCGGCTTCGGTCGTGCAGCGGGTGCTGCGCACCGAGGGTTACCGGCTGCTGGTGTCGTGCAACAACAACTCGGCGGACGTCGACCAGGAACTGTTGCGATCGTTGATGGAAAGCCGCGTGGACGGAATCGTGCACGTCCCGTGCACGTCCGAGGGCGCCGACGCGGTACGCGCACTCGACCCGCGGATTCCGGTGGTCGAGTACGCCCGCCGATCGTCGGCCCGGGGGGTGGACAGCGTCATCGGTGACGACGAGCGCGGTGCCGCCGAAGTGGTGCGGCATCTCGTCGATCTCGGCCATCGGAGTATCGCCATGATCACCGGGCCGGCGGACCTGAGCACGACCGTGGACCGGGTGCGCGGCTTCCACGACGCGTGCGCCCGGTCCGGGTTGCCCAAGCGGGGCTGTCCGATCCTGCACGGACCGTCCTACGACGTCGAGTGGGGCGAAGCCGCCACCGATCGCGTCCTGGAACGTCACCCGGCCGTGACCGCGATCTTCGTCGCCGGGGCACGCGGCGCCCTCGGTGCGCTCAAAGCCCTGCGGAACCGGAACCTGTCCGTGCCGTCGGACCTCTCACTCGTGGGCTTCCTCGGATCCGGGTGGCTCGACGTCACCGATCCGCCTCTCACACGGTATGTCCTGCCTTTGGAGGACATGAGCGCGATGACCGCGCGGCTGCTCCTGGACCGCATCCAGCACCCGCGCGACGGCCGGCGGACGGAACCGAACGTGATGCGTTTCGAGGGCAGGCTCATGGTCCGGGAGTCCACGGCGCCGCCACGGACGCACGAGCTCACGTGA
- the purB gene encoding adenylosuccinate lyase has translation MASEAPAAHLTDSRALGSLFASAEIRDVFTDRAMIQSWLDVEVALVRAQADLGIVPADDADTIAASALATEWDLNALATEIGRTAHPLVPVIRELAARSGDAGGWVHYGATTQDITDTGLVLQARAALDLTAALLRDLIGTLTGLARRHRDLPMIGRTHAQHALPITLGFKFAVLLAEAERHLQRLTQLRPRVLVAELGGAVGSMASFGPQGPELLHRMARHLDLGTPDIAWHTARDGFAELTCVLSMISATCGKIANEIRVLQRTEVAEIEEPFVLGKVGSSTMPHKRNPMLAEFVLSNAILTRQSPAAMLTAMLQEHERDMTVWGVEWSVLPETFILTGGLLERATRLLDGLIVHPEAIRRNLHRLGDLMLSEVAMMRLANELGKTEAHEVVYQAAMAAWESGRSLKDALLDDERVRAATDPAELDRLLVPESYLGSCASFVDQVLAGSAARQAEEDSGA, from the coding sequence GTGGCATCTGAGGCACCGGCCGCGCACCTGACCGATTCGCGCGCGCTGGGCTCGTTGTTCGCGTCCGCGGAGATCCGGGATGTTTTCACCGACCGGGCGATGATCCAGTCGTGGCTCGACGTCGAGGTCGCGCTCGTGAGGGCACAGGCCGATCTCGGAATCGTCCCCGCGGACGACGCGGACACCATCGCCGCGAGCGCGCTGGCGACGGAGTGGGACCTGAACGCGCTCGCGACCGAGATCGGGCGCACGGCACACCCCCTGGTGCCCGTGATCCGCGAGCTGGCCGCCCGCAGCGGCGACGCCGGTGGGTGGGTCCACTACGGAGCGACCACACAGGACATCACCGACACGGGCCTGGTCCTGCAGGCGCGCGCCGCGCTCGACCTGACCGCCGCGCTCCTTCGCGACCTCATCGGCACATTGACCGGACTCGCGCGCCGTCACCGCGATCTGCCCATGATCGGGCGTACGCACGCCCAGCACGCGCTGCCGATCACACTCGGGTTCAAGTTCGCGGTACTGCTGGCCGAAGCCGAACGTCATCTCCAGCGGCTCACCCAGCTGCGGCCACGTGTGCTCGTCGCCGAACTCGGCGGGGCGGTGGGATCGATGGCCTCGTTCGGCCCACAGGGCCCTGAATTGCTGCACCGCATGGCCCGGCACCTCGATCTCGGCACTCCGGACATCGCCTGGCACACCGCGCGGGACGGCTTCGCCGAGCTGACCTGCGTGCTCTCGATGATCTCCGCCACCTGCGGGAAGATCGCGAACGAGATTCGCGTCCTGCAGCGCACCGAGGTCGCCGAAATCGAGGAGCCGTTCGTCCTCGGCAAGGTCGGCAGCAGCACCATGCCGCACAAGCGAAACCCCATGCTGGCCGAGTTCGTGCTGTCCAACGCGATCCTCACCCGGCAGTCCCCGGCGGCCATGCTCACCGCGATGCTCCAGGAGCACGAGCGGGACATGACGGTGTGGGGCGTCGAGTGGTCGGTCCTGCCGGAGACGTTCATCCTCACGGGCGGTCTGCTCGAACGCGCCACCCGATTGCTCGACGGCCTGATCGTGCACCCGGAAGCCATCCGGCGGAACTTGCACCGTCTCGGTGACCTGATGCTGTCCGAGGTCGCGATGATGCGCCTCGCGAACGAGCTGGGCAAGACCGAGGCGCACGAGGTCGTCTACCAGGCGGCCATGGCCGCATGGGAATCCGGCCGGTCGCTCAAGGACGCGCTGCTCGACGACGAACGGGTCAGGGCGGCGACCGATCCGGCGGAACTGGACCGGCTTCTGGTCCCGGAGTCCTACCTGGGCTCCTGCGCGAGCTTCGTGGATCAGGTGCTGGCGGGGTCGGCGGCGCGACAGGCCGAGGAGGACTCCGGTGCCTGA
- a CDS encoding NAD(P)-dependent oxidoreductase yields MPEPIGVIGTGAMGSRFARRLAGLGHPVHAWNRTPARVEALQDAGVVAQSTPRAVAERCELLVCMVWDSEALRSVARGPGGFIAGMSHRHVVLDASTVEPEVSAEIATAVAGAGAAMLDTPVSGSLDAAESGRLMIMSSGPVRAFDRARPVLDALARSVRHVSEVNGSALALKLAINLQVALQEVAWGEGLALAAEFGIDRVQATSVMLDSVIASPMLHYRAPFVLDPPGEVWASSAQLLKDVSYAVARSGGHAVAGRHARDLLAKICGDERADREAAELMIAVADGERPDGPTR; encoded by the coding sequence GTGCCTGAACCCATCGGCGTGATCGGCACGGGGGCCATGGGCTCGCGCTTCGCCCGGCGGCTGGCCGGGCTCGGCCATCCCGTGCACGCCTGGAACCGCACCCCCGCTCGTGTCGAAGCGCTGCAGGACGCGGGCGTGGTCGCCCAGTCCACGCCGCGCGCCGTCGCCGAACGGTGCGAGCTCCTCGTGTGCATGGTGTGGGACTCCGAGGCGCTGCGCTCTGTCGCAAGAGGACCCGGCGGCTTCATCGCCGGGATGTCACACCGGCACGTGGTACTCGACGCCAGCACGGTCGAGCCCGAAGTGAGCGCCGAGATCGCAACCGCGGTCGCGGGCGCCGGAGCGGCGATGCTCGACACACCGGTGTCGGGCAGCCTCGACGCCGCCGAGAGCGGGCGACTCATGATCATGTCGAGCGGGCCCGTGCGGGCATTCGACCGCGCACGTCCAGTGCTGGACGCACTCGCGCGGTCGGTCCGGCACGTCAGCGAGGTCAACGGCAGCGCGCTCGCACTGAAGCTGGCGATCAACCTGCAGGTGGCCCTCCAGGAGGTCGCGTGGGGCGAAGGCCTCGCCCTGGCCGCGGAATTCGGCATCGATCGCGTCCAGGCGACGAGTGTGATGCTGGACAGCGTCATCGCCTCACCGATGCTGCACTACCGGGCACCGTTCGTGCTCGATCCTCCCGGTGAAGTGTGGGCGAGCAGCGCACAACTGCTCAAGGACGTCTCCTACGCGGTCGCTCGGAGCGGCGGGCACGCGGTCGCCGGCCGCCACGCTCGCGACCTGCTCGCGAAGATCTGCGGGGACGAGCGGGCGGACCGCGAGGCCGCGGAGCTGATGATCGCCGTCGCCGACGGCGAACGACCGGATGGGCCGACGCGGTGA
- a CDS encoding zinc-dependent alcohol dehydrogenase, whose product MKAAVLHGPGDLRVEEVPDPPVPRPDEVTIAVHRCGLCGTDAHEYAHGGPMTPLRERHPWSGHLGPTIIGHEFMGTVTRAGTAAGFAEGARIVAGAGHWCGDCPPCRAGRTNLCRRYHTYGLSTHGGMAEFVTVPAAMCAGVPDGCTDDNAALAQPVSIAMHALDRGQVPEDSEILVIGAGGVGALLVAAAADRGLTVHVADLDPVRLAAARRLGAATTQQVDGQTGATAFRGLATVFETSGAAAGLRMALDATAPGGRIVAVGLPGGTAEFDLRAAVVSEKDIRTSSAHVCRRDLPAAVDLLSRLDLATEIVARVLPLDRIHDGLAGGGKTLIDIRGKE is encoded by the coding sequence GTGAAGGCCGCCGTCCTGCACGGACCCGGGGACCTGCGGGTCGAGGAAGTGCCCGATCCGCCGGTCCCGCGCCCGGACGAGGTCACCATCGCCGTGCACCGGTGCGGCCTCTGCGGTACCGACGCGCACGAGTACGCGCACGGTGGTCCGATGACGCCCCTCCGCGAACGCCACCCGTGGTCGGGACACCTCGGCCCGACGATCATCGGTCACGAGTTCATGGGCACGGTGACCCGGGCGGGAACGGCGGCGGGTTTCGCCGAAGGTGCGCGGATCGTCGCGGGGGCGGGCCACTGGTGTGGTGACTGCCCGCCTTGCCGCGCGGGACGGACGAACCTGTGCCGTCGCTACCACACCTACGGGCTGAGCACGCACGGCGGGATGGCCGAATTCGTCACGGTGCCCGCGGCGATGTGCGCAGGTGTACCGGACGGGTGCACGGACGACAACGCCGCACTGGCCCAGCCGGTCTCGATCGCGATGCACGCGCTGGACCGGGGACAGGTGCCCGAGGACAGCGAGATCCTCGTGATCGGTGCCGGCGGCGTCGGCGCGCTCCTCGTGGCCGCCGCGGCGGATCGCGGACTGACCGTCCACGTGGCCGACCTCGACCCCGTCCGCCTGGCTGCCGCACGGCGCCTGGGCGCGGCCACCACTCAGCAGGTGGACGGGCAGACCGGGGCGACCGCGTTCCGCGGGCTGGCCACGGTCTTCGAGACCTCCGGCGCGGCCGCCGGCCTGCGCATGGCACTCGATGCGACGGCTCCCGGCGGCCGGATCGTCGCGGTCGGCTTGCCCGGCGGCACCGCCGAGTTCGACCTGCGGGCCGCCGTAGTGTCCGAAAAGGACATTCGAACGTCCAGTGCGCACGTCTGCCGGCGCGACCTGCCGGCGGCGGTCGACCTGCTGTCCCGCTTGGACCTGGCCACCGAGATCGTGGCCAGGGTGCTGCCGTTGGACCGGATCCACGACGGACTGGCCGGCGGGGGCAAAACCCTGATCGACATCCGGGGAAAGGAATAA
- a CDS encoding amidohydrolase family protein, with translation MTQRRLIKNGTIVSMDPTLGDLARGDVLVEDDRIEALAPDLGPVDAEIIDASGCIVMPGLIDTHRHTWQAFLRGIAADWTLGQYMTGLHLGLSAFFTAEDTYAGNFAGAVEALDSGITTLLDWSHNVNTPEQSDAAVHALADSGIRAVFAHGGGADMYQVPSDVPHDRDVRRVRGEHFSAGDGLLTMAMALRGPQFATVDVTESDVALARELDLPITLHAGDGEWGRSGPIRRLAERGLLGPDTTYVHCNTLGDDELRLIADSGGTVSIAPDIEMQMGHGWPATGRLLAAGIRPGLSIDTCVSNGGHLWGTMRVALATQRALDNSEPGASDRPEVSLGSRDVLSFATLDGARVLGLGHKVGSLTPGKQADILLVRADTVALAPLNNPVGQLVYAAHPGLVDTILVAGEVVKHHGVLIGDRAKRACRLATEHRDALFDRAARSERLTDARTGGGWQPAPLTAAN, from the coding sequence ATGACACAGCGACGTCTCATCAAGAACGGCACGATCGTGTCGATGGATCCGACGCTCGGTGACCTGGCCCGCGGTGACGTGCTCGTCGAGGACGACAGGATCGAGGCACTCGCCCCGGATCTGGGGCCGGTCGACGCCGAGATCATCGACGCGTCCGGCTGCATCGTCATGCCCGGGCTGATCGACACGCACCGGCACACCTGGCAGGCTTTCCTCCGCGGTATCGCGGCGGATTGGACGCTGGGCCAGTACATGACCGGCCTCCACCTGGGGCTGAGCGCCTTCTTCACCGCGGAAGACACCTACGCAGGCAACTTCGCCGGTGCCGTCGAAGCACTCGACAGCGGCATCACGACACTGCTCGACTGGTCGCACAACGTCAACACCCCGGAGCAGAGCGACGCCGCCGTGCACGCGCTGGCCGACTCCGGGATCCGGGCCGTGTTCGCGCACGGGGGCGGCGCGGACATGTACCAGGTGCCCAGCGACGTGCCGCACGACCGGGACGTGCGCCGCGTGCGCGGCGAGCACTTCTCAGCCGGAGACGGTCTCCTGACCATGGCGATGGCCCTGCGCGGCCCGCAGTTCGCCACCGTGGACGTCACCGAGTCCGACGTGGCGCTCGCGCGGGAACTCGACCTGCCGATCACCCTGCACGCGGGTGACGGCGAATGGGGCCGCTCCGGGCCGATCCGCCGGTTGGCCGAGCGCGGGCTCCTCGGTCCCGACACCACCTACGTGCATTGCAACACCCTCGGCGACGACGAGCTGCGACTGATAGCGGACTCGGGGGGCACCGTCTCGATCGCACCCGACATCGAGATGCAGATGGGGCACGGCTGGCCGGCGACCGGCCGGTTGCTCGCCGCAGGAATCCGTCCCGGCTTGTCGATCGACACGTGCGTGTCGAACGGGGGTCACCTGTGGGGCACCATGCGGGTCGCCCTCGCCACCCAGCGCGCGCTGGACAACTCGGAACCGGGTGCCAGTGACCGCCCGGAGGTCTCGCTGGGCTCCCGCGACGTGCTGTCCTTCGCCACCCTCGACGGCGCGCGCGTGCTCGGACTCGGCCACAAGGTGGGCTCGCTGACCCCCGGCAAGCAGGCCGACATTCTGCTCGTCCGCGCGGACACCGTCGCACTGGCCCCGCTCAACAACCCCGTCGGCCAGCTCGTCTACGCAGCCCACCCCGGCCTGGTCGACACGATCCTGGTCGCCGGTGAAGTGGTCAAACACCACGGTGTCCTCATCGGCGACCGCGCCAAGCGGGCTTGCCGCCTGGCCACCGAGCACCGGGACGCGTTGTTCGATCGCGCCGCGCGCAGCGAACGGCTCACCGATGCGCGGACGGGCGGCGGCTGGCAGCCGGCACCCCTGACGGCCGCGAACTGA
- a CDS encoding M24 family metallopeptidase: MGIATYGSTNVDWEARIDMDRLRTERLARLRDHLERSEFGAVLAFDFYNIRYMTATHIGTWGIDKMVRFALLMRGAEPIVWDFGSAAKHHQLYNPWLTDEDGTSRSRAGISTLRGAIHPGAGRAESVAAKVAEELRAHGLDKEPLGVDFIELPVHRALLAEGIDVQDGQQVFLEARRVKTRDEISLLTHACGLADMAYEELYRALKPGMKENETVGLVSKLLYDNGSEFVSGINAISGERCNPHPHLYSDRMMRPGDPAYFDIVHTYLGYQTCYYRTFAVGSASPAMRDAYKRAREIMDVSLAAVKPGVTTADIVSLWPKAQDFGFDNEEAAFALQYGHGVGISVWEKPIFSRLTSLDHPEVLEEGNVFALETYWPAKDGWSAARIEEELVVTADGCEVITRFPAEELLVAGQRYFAATGPLPAVRESQSHLNTPEGRNGAPA, translated from the coding sequence ATGGGTATCGCCACCTACGGCAGCACCAACGTCGACTGGGAAGCGCGGATCGACATGGACCGGCTGCGCACCGAACGACTGGCGCGGCTGCGGGACCACCTCGAGCGGTCCGAGTTCGGTGCCGTGCTGGCATTCGACTTCTACAACATCCGGTACATGACCGCGACGCACATCGGGACCTGGGGCATCGACAAGATGGTCCGGTTCGCGTTGCTCATGCGCGGCGCCGAACCGATCGTGTGGGACTTCGGTTCCGCCGCCAAGCACCACCAGCTGTACAACCCCTGGCTCACCGACGAAGACGGCACCTCGCGGTCCCGGGCCGGAATCTCCACGCTGCGCGGAGCGATCCACCCCGGGGCGGGCCGGGCGGAGTCGGTGGCCGCCAAAGTCGCCGAGGAGCTGCGCGCGCACGGGCTGGACAAGGAACCGCTCGGCGTCGACTTCATCGAGCTGCCCGTGCACCGGGCCCTGCTCGCCGAAGGGATCGACGTGCAGGACGGGCAGCAGGTCTTCCTCGAAGCGCGCCGCGTCAAGACGCGCGACGAAATTTCCCTGCTCACGCACGCTTGTGGCCTGGCCGACATGGCCTACGAGGAGCTGTACCGGGCTCTGAAGCCGGGGATGAAGGAGAACGAGACCGTCGGGCTGGTGTCCAAACTGCTCTACGACAACGGCTCGGAGTTCGTCTCGGGGATCAACGCGATCTCCGGTGAGCGCTGCAACCCGCACCCGCACCTCTACTCCGACCGGATGATGCGGCCCGGCGACCCGGCCTACTTCGACATCGTGCACACCTACCTGGGCTACCAGACCTGCTACTACCGGACGTTCGCGGTCGGCAGCGCCTCGCCGGCGATGCGCGACGCCTACAAACGGGCGCGTGAGATCATGGATGTCTCACTCGCCGCGGTCAAACCCGGTGTCACCACCGCCGACATCGTGTCCCTCTGGCCGAAGGCACAGGACTTCGGCTTCGACAACGAGGAAGCGGCCTTCGCGCTGCAGTACGGGCACGGCGTGGGTATCTCCGTGTGGGAAAAGCCGATCTTCTCCCGTCTGACCTCGCTCGACCACCCCGAGGTCCTCGAGGAGGGCAACGTGTTCGCACTGGAGACCTACTGGCCCGCCAAGGACGGCTGGTCGGCCGCCCGGATCGAGGAGGAACTGGTGGTGACCGCCGACGGATGCGAGGTCATCACCCGTTTCCCCGCCGAGGAGCTCCTGGTCGCAGGGCAACGCTACTTCGCCGCGACCGGTCCGCTGCCCGCCGTCCGTGAGTCCCAGTCACATCTCAACACCCCTGAGGGACGGAACGGAGCCCCCGCGTGA